Within the Cryptococcus deuterogattii R265 chromosome 14, complete sequence genome, the region CCTTCTGCCGACGAGAAACAGCACTATCAACCTCTAATCAACCGTCTTGCCAAACTCGGTGATGGACGAAGCGATGacgaaaaaggagattCCCCTTCGTTTGAGCCGCACATCACGTTATTCGCCTTTATCCCTCTCGATGCCCCCATCGGGCAGATTAGTGACACCCTAAGGCAAGTGGTCGCTAGAGTCAACACCGAGGCATCTGAATCCTCCAAGACAGGGGCCACTTTTGAGAATTGCTCTGGGTTGAAAGACTTTGTGCTGGAACTCTTGCCCGCGCAGAGCGGGACATCTTATTTTCAATCCGTTCTTGCGCCCGTTAAACCTACTGCTACGCTTTTATCCCTCCGCGAACAAACGGTCGCTGCattttcctcatccccttctccatcttcatccttgtcaCCATTATCCGATtgccagaagaagaaggggggaCGGACAGACGACTATTTCCCCCACCTCTCACTCTTCTACGGCGACTGTACTCAACAAAAACGGGATGAAATCGCCTCGGTCGCCAACAAGGACGACCCGTCTTTGGGTTCTGGGAGGGCGAGGGTGACGATCAAAGAGCTGGGGATTGTAAGGTGTGCAGGCAAGGTGGAAGAGTGGGAACATGTGGACAGTGTTGTCTTGTGAGATTATCATCCTTTGCAAATGTTGGATGTGTATGTATAGATGTTGGCTGCATACGCACTGCGTTTACATAAGAAATGATGCTATAATGTAcatgaaaaaaagagatgcaGCGGTGAAGAAGCAGTCGAATGAGCATAGATCTAGGACGGCCGATTTCCAACTGGTCGTGGTTATCTCGGGCCGAGAGATGTCCGCGATGTTCGGGCGCGTGACATTTTCTTATCGCTTCGTGTTGACGTTTTATCGCATGTTGGTTGTGATCATTCATGTTTTCATTTGCTTTTCATTAATAATATCTAGATATCCAACTGTAATATTCCTACGTACAAGGAAAAACCAGCAATGCCCTCACAAACGATCCTCGCACACCAAGCCATCCTTCCGGACAGCCTCCGCCCTCAGCCTGCCACTATCGTATTCGATACCGATTCTGGGATCATTACTTCTGTCACTCCTGGTATTCACCAAGGTAAAGGAGAAGCCGATGTGTGGGAAatcgaggaggaaaaagtctTGCTTCCCGGTCTTATCGAGTACGTCCATTATCCTTTGCTGTTACATCATCTCATActcattttctttctcgTAGCACACACGTCCACCTCAACCAACCCGGGCGTACCGCCTGGGAAGGTTTCCGTACCGGCACACTTGCCGCCATTTCCGGCGGTATCACCACGCTTATCGACATGCCTCTCAATTCTATCCCTCCTACCACCACGCTCTCTGGCCTCGCTACCAAAAAGGCTTCCGCCAAAGAGGTCGGGGTGAGCTGCGATTTGGGATTTTGGGGTGGGATTGTCCCCgggaatgaggaagaattgaGGGGACTTTGGGACGGAGGGGTAAAGGGGTTTAAATGTTTCTTGATTGAGTCGGGTGTCGAGGTAAGTGCACACTTTCGTAACAAGACTGAATTCGGGCTTTTAGGAGTTTCCATGTGTTGATGAACAAGATATAATCAAAGCATGCGATGCTTTGAAAGTACGTCGTGtctttcccctccccccgTTTTCCTCACTAACATAAGTTTCTTTTTTAAAAGGGTACCAACGCCCTTATCATGTTCCACGCCGAACTTGACGCTCCCACCCACACCCACACCGATGCCAAGCACCCGACATCGACTGACCCATCGGAATACGCTACATTCCTCGAATCACGTCCTCAACAATGGGAAATCTCTGCTCTTCAACTTATCCTCCGTATCGCCCGATCTTACCCCGACTTGCGGTTCCACATTGTCCATCTCTCCGCTTCCGATGCGGTgcccctcctccaatcTGCTCTCCTGGGCAACGGCGACACCGGTCCATTAAAGAATTTGACGGTGGAGACATGTTTCCATTATCTCTGCCTTCAAGACACTGACATCCCACCCAACGCTACCCAATTCAAATGCTGCCCGCCTATCCGTGACGAATCCAACCGCCTAAAACTGATTGACGCGCTATTGGACGGCACGATCCAATACGTCGTATCAGATCATTCGCCCTGTGTGCCAGAACTGAAAAAGGGGGATTTCATATCTGCCTGGGGGGGCGTTTCCGGCTTGGGACTCGGACTTTCCCTCTTGTGGACAGAGTTGGGGGTGGGAGGGAGAGTGGAGTTGGGGCAGATTGTAGAATGGATGGGTTGTGTTCAAGCAAAGCAAGTGGGGTTacaagggaagaagggtgtgTTACAAAAAGGGGCAGCAGCGGATTTTGTCGTGTTTGACCCGAATGCCAAGTTTGAAGTTACACCCGTATGTCATCGCACATCTCACATCGCACATCTCtattttctttctttctgctACAAACGCGCGCGCGCTGACGCATATTCTTCAGGAGACATTACGGTTCAAGAACAAAGTATCCCCATACATCGGTAAAACCCTCACCGGCGTGGTCGAAAAGACGTACCTCGGCGGCAAGTTGGTCTGGGATAATGGCAAGGAGAGCAACGAGACGCTTGGGAGGTTTGTCTAAGCGTATATATGTATGTGTATGTatgaatgatgagagaCATAAAGGCGCCACGTTGGCGGGGTTAGTCGGCGGTAGGCTGGCAGTTAATTGTGACATCACCAATATGCGAGCatttggtggtggtgggctTTTGATATCCATGTACGatcatcccttctttccataCACACCATATAACCATCCCCCCACTCGCAACCTCGACTTGTTTTGCACTCTACATACACCATGTCCGCCCCCGCTGTCGATCTCAAGAAGCCCGTCCAGGAGCCTCAGACAGAGAAGGAAGTCCAAAAAGGTCTTTCCGACGACGCGTGTGTCCCTtttcccctctccctctctaGCGGGAAAACGTTATCAAGAGCTGATTCAGGAATGACCGGACGATCACCATTTTTGAACCGAGTATAGTCTCACCAAGTACACTTCTGCCGGCCAAGCTTTGGGTGAAGTGCTCAAAAAGTTGATTCCCCAGATCACGCCTGGTAAAAAGGTTCTTGACCTCTGTATCGAGTACGTCTTGTCCACATCTTTTCTCAAGAGGTGGATGCGATGTGTAAAGGCAcaagcaggaggagggggggAGGGAGTAAATGGAAGCAGGCGTTAATGATTTTGGTGCAGAGGTGATAAGCTTGTTGCCGAGGCTGTTGCGCCTCTTTGGAACAAGCCCAAGAACGGTATCAAAGTCGTCAAGGGTGAGAGTTTCGTTGTCACAAAACGTAATGCGCCTTAACCACATTTTATAGGCTCGGCGTTCCCGACATCCATCTCTGTCAACAATGTCGTTTCGCACGTCTCTCCCCTCCCGTCTGACCCCGAGATTGAGCTCAAGGACGGGGATGTGGTCAAGGTCATGCTCGGTATCCACCTCGATGGCTACCCCGTGACCCACGCGGAGACTATCCATCTGTCCTCCAAGACTGACGGTCTCGCTGCCGACGTCATCAAGGCGGCATACGAGGCTGCCCAGCTGGCTATGCGTACCCTCAAAGCCGGTGCCAAGAACTGGGACGTCACCGAGGTGGTGGACAAGGCTGTCAAGTCGTACGACTGTGTGGCGGTGGAGGGTATGCTGTCGTGCCAGCACGAGAAGAATGTGACGGATGGTAAGAAGCGGGTGTTGCTCAACCCTTCACCAGAGTTGAGGAGGGACCATGAGACGGCGACGTTTGACGAGGGTGAAGTTTATGGTGTAGATGTCTTGGTCGTCACCGGTACCAACGGCAAGGTAACCCCCCGCGTTCTCTCTCGGATTGAGCGATAACAAGCTGATTGGTTTGATATAGGCCAAGGCGGATCCTTCGCGAACATCCATCTACAAGCGAGGGGATACCAACTACCagctgaagatgaagacttCCCGAGCCGTCTTTTCCGAGATTCAAAAGAAGGCTGGCGCTTTCCCTTTTACCCTTCGAGCgcttgatgatgagaagcGGGCGAGGATGGGTGTCCAAGAGGCCGTTGCGCATGGTATGTCTTTGTTTATCAAAATCTGGGCGtgtaaaagaaaaaggggacTGATCAGTTGGGGGGAATTAGGTCTTTTGAAGCCTTATGATATTGTCCAAACGGCCCCTGGTACACTCGTCGCCGAGTTTTTCTTCACCAGTACGTTCTCGTTGTCTCTTGTTATTCATCAAAAGGCTAACATTGATTTATAGTCGCCCTTCTCCCTGCTGgacctcttctcttgtCCCCCACCCCCGCCTGGTACACTGCGTATGtttttctccatcccatTGTTTGTGACGCAGCTCACTTTGACTATAATTACAGTGACAAGGTTTCATCCTCTAAATCGTTgcaagatgaagagctcAAGAATCTCATTGCGCAACCCCTGCGTGcgcccaagaagaagaagaaggctgctgctgctggcaaGGAGGAGACCCAGGCGTAAGCGCGTACGGCTCTtggtgggaaagggaaagatgaaatgggTCTCGCTGCAGGAGGACCAAAGATTGTTTTCCCGCAGCAAATGTGAAATGGGGGTAGATTGAGCACAAGAATATATTTCAATACGCAGACCGCAAAAATGCATGTATAAAGGTGTTTTATCAGGTCAGCGAGGCGGCGATGACCGCTGGGCGGGCGGGGCGACGGGCATTGGCCGCTTGcatttgttgttgagaTAAGGCCAGATCCCTTGTTacttgtttttttttcgccACACATACACACTCCCCCGGGAATGGGCACGAACGTCCACCTAGTGCTGCTGATACACGGTCTGTGGGGCTCCCCCGCGCACCTGAGAGTGGCGGgggaggagctggaggcTGCGTGGGGAGGGCCGTGCGGGGAGctggtggtgatggtggcGGGGCATGACGTCGCAGCTCACATACGATGGCATCGACGTCTGCGCCAGCCGCGTGGCGTGGGAGGTGCGTCTGCTTGCCTactcccctccctccccgcTGACAGCGCATAGCTCGACGAAAAGGTAAAGGAACTGGAAGCACATGGCAAACACGTGGCCACGTTTAGCCTCACCGGGTACTCCTTGGGAGGGCGTATGTCGCTTGACTTCTCTGCTGCTCTCTCGCTGACACCCCACCCGCAGTCGTCGCAAGGTACCTCGTCggcctcctccactcccgctctccctccttcttccacctccacaaGCCCGtcgccttctccacccTCTCGTCTCCCGTACGTCCCCGCCCCACTCCTGCCTCCCTCAGTGTCTCGTCCTGACCCCGATTGTATCTCATGATTAACAGCATTATGGTATCCCACGCTACAGTGAGTGAACACCAAGCCACACCACACCACACCAAACGCTGAACATTCCCCCCAGATACTCTCCTTTCAACAATCCTCTGCTGGCTCGGCGCACGAATCATGTCCCGATCAGGCGAACAGCTATACGTCGTCGACAAGTACTCGGACGACGATCCTCGGCCACTGCTGGAAATCATGGCTGATCCTCGTGCGTTTCTCCGTTTCTCATTCCTCTCTTTGTCTATTGTCGAAGTCAAGATGGGAAATGCTGAGTAAAATGTAGGTTCGGTATTCTATCATGGTTTGGAAACGTTTGAGCGTCTATCGCTCTTTGCAGCTGCGTACGTCTACTTTTCCGCTCATCACGCCGCAATCCAAAAGTAGAAACTGACATGAAAGCAGGATCAACGACAACTCGGTGCCCTACCCCACCGCCGCTATCGAAACAATCGACCATTTTGCTCAATGGCAAGATCAGAGATTGATTGTTGATTATAACGATGCGGGGATAATTCGTTCTTGGTCGAGAGAACAGCAAGATTATCCCGtcgatgaaaaggaaaaggaaagggaaaaggggaaggggaaggaaaaagcgagaggaagagtgaagaagcgTTTGAAAACGTATATCGGTACACTACCCCCAGTATTAAGGTATCGCTTCCCATTCAACTATGTACGTTTTCCCACCCCCCGCCCATCTTGACAAACACTCAATCTAACAATATGGATAAATACCAGCTTATCatactcctcttcccaatcatGCTGCCTATCGTCCTCTGCCTCATGTAAGCTCCCCGCTCTCTCCTGTCCAAACACACCATTTCTCAGCTGACGGGTTGAAAACCCAAAAATACTAGTTTGGCCCGCCAATCTCTCGATACTTCGCGATCGTACGTTTAccattttctctccttttttgccAAAGCGGGTGACACCTACTAACAAAACCCACAAATTATCTGTTACCTAAAAAGGAAACGCCGCCTTCAACAACTCGCCCaaacatcctcctccccttcccccacccccatcccttccccttccgGCCTATCTATCCAACACCTCAGAGCCACGATCCGGCATATCGAACGTAATCTCGAATCAGAATTCATCGAAACCATCGACGGTCCTCCCGCACTTGACATCTAccacaacaacaacaacaacaacaacaacaacaacacaCCGCTGGAACAAGTCGTCATCAAAGTCCAGCTGAAAGAATGTCAGTTGCGAATGGCACTTTGGTTAAACCAGTTGCCGTTCAAAAAGTATCTCACGTGGTGGCCCGAAGTGACGAATGCACATGCGACGGCTATTGTCAGGTGCGTAAATTGGATTTTTGGTGAATTGGGTTTCAAGATCTTGACCTCTTGAATTAGGGATGCTCATTTATTTCCTCAAcatgaaagaggaagaggaatgcTTAAATTCTGGGCCAAAGTCATGCTTGGACAAGCTACCGATGTTTCATAGATTCAGATTTAAAAGGGAAATCGGTTTTACAACAACGTTATAGATGTTTATAGAAATCTCAAGATACGAAATCATGTAAATTTAGTTTCAAACACTTTTCCAATCTCCTTATTGTACCCATCGGCGTCCAATATCCTCTCGTAATTTCTTACGAGCTCCTTCCACTAGAAGAGTTTTACGAGTTTACTTCGGCATTAGGTAATGCCTCTTGGAATTATTTAAATAATGACTCACTAATGTGTCTActctcagcagcaaggTTGTCTGAAGATACAGAACAAGGCCGCTGAAGTATTTTGCCCAGTTCTAATTGTAATGTATTCAGGCCCCAaaatccatcatctcatGAAGCTCACCTCTTATTGGGGTCATCGTTCGGTCAACCTAAAAAAATAATGAATCAGTCAGCTTGGTCCCCCCCCACAACTTGAAACAATGGGAAAAGGTGTATATACTGAACGATCTTCAAAGATCTCCACGATATCCTTTACCCTCCCTACCGGTTTCCTTAAACGCCGCTCATCCATCGAGATAAACTTTTTAAGACCCGAGTTGGTCTTGACTGGGGGGTTTAAAAACGGTACCGTCCTTTGcgttttttgtttttggaCAGCCGGGACATTGTTGACAATTATTCCCTTACTACTAGGAATCACAGCCGCAGCAGCGGCATCTGTCTTTGAAAGCTCAATTTCCTTTGTGTGAATTACGTCTAAAGGAAGACCCCAAGTCTTCAACACGTCCTCAAAGAGCGTATTCTGATACTGCTCGTAAGAGTCAAACGAATCGTTGACGATGAAAAGACTATTCCGCCTTGTTGGACTACGCtcaggaaaaaaaatgtcGGCTGATATATTGAACTTGGGTGTAGGCGGTGTGGCTAATCGTGGATTCTACAATATCAGCATTTGTACTTTTGGACAAGACCTCACCTTGTGTGACCCAGCGCTGCTCGTCGTTTCCAAAGGTGTTTGCATAACATCTCCGGTAAAGATCGACACGCCAGAAATATGGCCGTCGTTCAAAGAAAGAGGTATATCGATATACAGAGGTACAGGTTTCCTAGTGACGATACTGACTTTTGAAGTAGAACATTTGCAAAAAAGGTTGGAAGCTGACCGTACATGTCGTGCCAACGGCGTACTAGTAGAGAATGTAGCGCGGGGTCCAAAGGGAGATTGTGAAGGTCGTTGCAAATGGTGGGAAATGACTCTTTGCATCGGGTGAGATGGCAAGAAAGGTTTGGTTTCTTGCAAGGCGCTCTCGTTAGTAATGTCACGAGTGTCATTCGATGAAGGTGAGGGGTAAGTGACATTCTTGCTGAGCTGGGAAGCTTGAGTCGAAGACTTGGATATTtttgccctcttcttggATGTCAACTTTTGTCGTTCAGTTTCTTCAGAAAATGGCTGTTGCGTGACTT harbors:
- a CDS encoding allantoinase, giving the protein MPSQTILAHQAILPDSLRPQPATIVFDTDSGIITSVTPGIHQGKGEADVWEIEEEKVLLPGLIDTHVHLNQPGRTAWEGFRTGTLAAISGGITTLIDMPLNSIPPTTTLSGLATKKASAKEVGVSCDLGFWGGIVPGNEEELRGLWDGGVKGFKCFLIESGVEEFPCVDEQDIIKACDALKGTNALIMFHAELDAPTHTHTDAKHPTSTDPSEYATFLESRPQQWEISALQLILRIARSYPDLRFHIVHLSASDAVPLLQSALLGNGDTGPLKNLTVETCFHYLCLQDTDIPPNATQFKCCPPIRDESNRLKLIDALLDGTIQYVVSDHSPCVPELKKGDFISAWGGVSGLGLGLSLLWTELGVGGRVELGQIVEWMGCVQAKQVGLQGKKGVLQKGAAADFVVFDPNAKFEVTPETLRFKNKVSPYIGKTLTGVVEKTYLGGKLVWDNGKESNETLGRFV
- a CDS encoding DNA-binding protein 42 kDa — translated: MSAPAVDLKKPVQEPQTEKEVQKGLSDDALTKYTSAGQALGEVLKKLIPQITPGKKVLDLCIEGDKLVAEAVAPLWNKPKNGIKVVKGSAFPTSISVNNVVSHVSPLPSDPEIELKDGDVVKVMLGIHLDGYPVTHAETIHLSSKTDGLAADVIKAAYEAAQLAMRTLKAGAKNWDVTEVVDKAVKSYDCVAVEGMLSCQHEKNVTDGKKRVLLNPSPELRRDHETATFDEGEVYGVDVLVVTGTNGKAKADPSRTSIYKRGDTNYQLKMKTSRAVFSEIQKKAGAFPFTLRALDDEKRARMGVQEAVAHGLLKPYDIVQTAPGTLVAEFFFTIALLPAGPLLLSPTPAWYTADKVSSSKSLQDEELKNLIAQPLRAPKKKKKAAAAGKEETQA